The following coding sequences are from one Patescibacteria group bacterium window:
- a CDS encoding efflux RND transporter periplasmic adaptor subunit, with the protein MKKRAKIVLIILILFFVLIVLGGLWAKQNKNKVSYQTVKAEKADLIQSVSITGTVESATAINLSFKTSGQLEEIKFQEGQEVELDQVLASLKAPDLLNNIQQAEANLNSAQAEYNLKIAGVSDEEIKVAQVQVKTVQAELNKAQVDYQNTLKTDQNNILQAEIDVDKAESDLNNYTTYYNQLVDDSYVDLHNTLKNSGIVISSALTECDNVLGEDNPGVNDEFENYLGVRNIQTKINAINSYNQAVEKYDDLEPVLEILNSTSTHDEIQATLDTVESAMSLVATALDRIKTLLNYTISASGFTEAELQTLKGSVDSERTNLNTAIVALATSEQAVQTAELNYQTYSASYRSAHDKAVANLDKMRQIAENNERTYANLIEIKQVALESAQANLELKQAPARSVDLAAYLSRIKEARTNLELAQINYENALIKSPMSGVITKINYEIGEQITVGSPVISLIAKSGLEIKADVPESDIIKIDIGDPVEITLDAYGEEQIFQGSVSFIDPAETVIQDVVYYGIKIQFDNDIQSVKPGMTANSIIETARKENVLQIPIRAIKQRNGDKVVDILENKEVIQKEVVTGLRGDNYMEIISGLEVGQEVITFIKDN; encoded by the coding sequence ATGAAAAAAAGAGCTAAAATTGTTTTAATTATTTTAATTCTATTTTTTGTTTTGATAGTTTTAGGTGGTCTTTGGGCTAAACAAAATAAAAATAAAGTTAGTTATCAAACAGTTAAAGCTGAAAAAGCTGATTTAATACAAAGCGTTTCAATTACTGGCACGGTTGAATCAGCTACAGCTATCAATTTAAGTTTTAAAACTAGTGGACAATTAGAAGAGATTAAGTTTCAAGAAGGTCAAGAGGTTGAATTAGATCAGGTTTTAGCTTCTTTAAAAGCGCCGGATTTATTAAACAACATTCAACAGGCTGAGGCTAATTTAAATTCTGCTCAAGCTGAATATAATCTTAAAATAGCCGGAGTGAGTGACGAAGAGATTAAAGTAGCTCAAGTTCAAGTTAAAACGGTTCAAGCTGAATTAAATAAAGCTCAAGTTGATTATCAAAACACCTTAAAAACCGATCAAAACAATATCTTGCAAGCCGAAATAGATGTAGATAAAGCCGAGTCAGATTTAAATAATTATACGACTTACTATAATCAATTAGTTGATGATAGTTATGTTGATTTGCACAATACTTTAAAGAATTCGGGAATTGTTATTAGTTCGGCTTTAACTGAATGCGATAACGTTTTGGGCGAAGATAATCCCGGGGTGAATGATGAATTTGAAAATTATTTAGGTGTAAGAAATATTCAAACTAAAATTAATGCTATTAATAGTTATAATCAAGCCGTTGAAAAATATGATGACCTGGAACCAGTTTTGGAAATTTTAAATTCAACATCAACTCACGATGAAATACAAGCAACCCTAGACACAGTAGAATCAGCTATGAGTTTGGTAGCTACGGCTTTAGATCGAATTAAAACTTTATTAAACTATACTATTTCAGCTAGTGGTTTTACTGAAGCAGAATTACAAACATTAAAAGGCTCGGTTGATAGTGAGCGAACCAACTTAAATACCGCTATTGTAGCTTTGGCAACGAGCGAACAAGCCGTACAAACCGCTGAATTAAATTATCAAACTTATTCAGCCTCTTACCGGTCAGCTCATGATAAGGCTGTGGCTAATTTAGATAAAATGCGTCAAATAGCCGAAAATAATGAACGGACCTATGCGAATTTAATTGAAATTAAACAAGTGGCCTTAGAATCAGCTCAGGCTAATTTAGAATTAAAACAAGCTCCAGCCAGAAGTGTTGATTTAGCAGCTTATTTGAGTCGTATTAAAGAGGCACGCACTAATTTAGAGCTAGCTCAGATTAATTATGAAAATGCTTTAATCAAAAGTCCAATGTCTGGCGTAATTACTAAAATAAATTATGAGATTGGAGAACAAATAACGGTTGGGAGTCCGGTGATTTCTTTGATTGCCAAATCGGGTTTAGAAATTAAAGCTGACGTGCCAGAATCTGATATCATTAAAATTGATATTGGTGATCCGGTAGAAATTACTTTAGATGCTTATGGCGAAGAGCAGATTTTTCAAGGGAGTGTTAGTTTTATTGATCCAGCGGAAACAGTCATTCAAGATGTGGTTTATTATGGTATTAAAATTCAATTTGATAATGACATTCAAAGTGTTAAACCAGGGATGACCGCTAATAGTATTATCGAAACAGCTCGCAAAGAAAATGTTTTACAAATACCAATTCGAGCAATTAAACAACGTAATGGTGATAAGGTAGTCGATATTTTAGAAAATAAAGAAGTTATTCAAAAAGAAGTTGTCACTGGTTTACGCGGCGATAATTATATGGAAATTATTTCAGGCTTAGAGGTTGGCCAAGAGGTTATTACTTTTATTAAAGATAACTAA